A window of Psychroflexus sp. ALD_RP9 contains these coding sequences:
- a CDS encoding phosphoribosylpyrophosphate synthetase yields MDSNSTLSTKINDLKEEGYTVDFKLTENALECNNQSSYSENDFIVDKVYRFEGMSNPSDNSILYAITTEDGKKGILVDGYGVSGGQTSKSIQEKLNLSLNR; encoded by the coding sequence ATGGATTCAAATTCTACGCTTTCGACTAAAATAAATGATTTAAAAGAAGAAGGTTATACTGTAGATTTTAAACTTACTGAAAACGCTTTAGAATGTAATAATCAAAGTTCGTATTCAGAAAATGATTTTATTGTAGATAAAGTCTATAGATTTGAAGGCATGTCTAACCCGTCTGATAATTCTATTTTATATGCCATTACAACAGAAGATGGCAAAAAAGGGATTCTTGTTGATGGTTATGGCGTTTCTGGTGGTCAAACTAGTAAATCTATTCAAGAAAAACTCAATTTATCTTTAAATAGATAG